The following coding sequences are from one Stigmatopora nigra isolate UIUO_SnigA chromosome 12, RoL_Snig_1.1, whole genome shotgun sequence window:
- the ide gene encoding insulin-degrading enzyme isoform X1, with product MQVFLVKNNNHAWIDCFGLDQDGGLNGTVCCPWVQSMFKCINRSAQCTRYFHASGSNFHLNKGTKLVSSSPLRMMDPALKSVVADIIRSPEDKRVYRGLEFNNGLKAMLISDPTTDKSSAALDVHIGSLSDPVNIAGLAHFCEHMLFLGTKKYPKENEYSQFLSEHAGSSNAFTSGEHTNYYFDVSHEHLEGALDRFAQFFLCPLFDESCKDREVNAVDSEHDKNLMNDAWRLFQLEKATGNPKHPFSKFGTGNKLTLETRPSKDGINVRQELLQFHSAYYSSNLMGLCVLGRESLDDLTSMVVKLFGEVENKNVPVPEFPEHPFQDEHLKQFYKVVPIKDIRNLYVTFPIPDLQKYYKSNPGHYLGHLIGHEGPGSLLSELKSKGWVNTLVGGQKEGAKGFMFFIINVDLTEEGLLHVEDIIFHMFQYIQKLRTEGPQEWVFQECKDLNKVAFRFKDKERPRGYTSKVSGLLHYFPLNEVLAAEYLLEDFRPDLIEMVLDKLRPEYVRVVLVSKSFDGQTDKAEEWYGTQYKQEGISDESIKKWASADLNGKFKLPIKNEFIPTSFEIYPLEKDSPSVPALIKDTAMSKVWFKQDDKFFLPKACLNFEFFSPFAYVDPLHCNMAYLYLELLKDSLNEYAYAAELAGLNYDLQNTVYGMYLSVKGYNDKQDILLKKIIEKMTTFEIDEKRFDIIKEAYMRSLNNFRAEQPHQHAMYYLRLLMTEVAWTKDELRDALEDVTLLRLKAFIPQLLSRLHIEALLHGNITKESALGMIQMVEDTLIEHARTKPLLPSQLIRYREVQVPDGGWYVYQQRNEVHNNCGIEIYYQTDMQTSHENMLLELFCQIISEPCFNTLRTKEQLGYIVFSGPRRSNGVQGLRFIIQSEKAPHYLESRIEAFLCTMEKSVDEMTDEAFQKHIQALAIRRLDKPKKLSAECAKYWGEIISQQYNFDRDNVEVAHLKTLSKFDIMQFYRERLTLDAPKRHKMSVHVLSRDMDTCPLVGEFPAQNDVNLAPAPSLPQPSLVRDMTEFKRSLPLFPLVRSHVNLMAAKL from the exons ATGCAAG TTTTTCTTGTGAAAAATAACAACCACGCCTGGATCGACTGCTTTGGACTGGATCAAGATGGAGGTCTGAACGGCACAGTTTGTTGTCCATGGGTACAAAGTATGTTTAAGTGTATCAACCGATCAGCACAGTGTACAAGATATTTTCACGCATCGGGAAGCAACTTCCATCTCAACAAAGGAACAAA GCTGGTGTCATCATCTCCACTCAGAATGATGGACCCAGCTCTAAAGAGTGTGGTCGCAGACATAATTCGCTCTCCTGAAGACAAGCGAGTATACAGAGGCCTTGAGTTTAATAATGGATTGAAAGCTATGCTGATCAGTGACCCAACGACAGATAAATCATCTGCTGCTTTAGATGTACATATTG GCTCATTATCCGACCCGGTGAACATTGCCGGCTTGGCGCACTTTTGCGAGCACATGCTCTTCCTGGGAACAAAGAAATACCCTAAAGAGAACGAATACAGCCAGTTCTTGAGTGAGCACGCTGGCAGTTCCAATGCCTTCACAAGTGGGGAGCACACAAACTATTATTTCGATGTGTCTCATGAGCATTTGGAAGGAGCCTTGGATAG ATTTGCACAGTTTTTTCTCTGCCCACTATTTGACGAGAGCTGTAAAGACCGCGAGGTGAATGCTGTGGACTCTGAGCATGACAAAAACCTGATGAATGATGCTTGGAGGCTCTTTCAACTGGAGAAGGCAACTGGCAACCCAAAGCACCCATTCAGTAAATTTGGAACAG gtAACAAGTTGACCCTCGAGACAAGGCCATCTAAGGACGGAATTAATGTACGCCAGGAGCTCCTTCAGTTCCACTCTGCATATTACTCCTCTAATTTAATGGGTCTCTGTGTTTTGGGAAGAG AATCCTTAGATGATCTGACCTCTATGGTGGTCAAGTTATTTGGAGAAGTGGAGAATAAAAATGTACCTGTCCCGGAATTTCCTGAACACCCTTTTCAGGATGAACATCTGAAG CAATTCTACAAAGTGGTGCCCATAAAAGACATAAGGAATCTGTATGTAACATTCCCCATCCCGGACTTGCAGAAATACTATAAGTCAAATCCAGGACATTATCTGGGACATCTCATCGGCCATGAAGGACCTGGAAGTTTGTTATCAGAATTGAAATCTAAAG GTTGGGTCAATACTCTTGTTGGAGGTCAAAAGGAGGGTGCCAAAGGATTCATGTTCTTCATTATCAATGTGGATTTGACGGAAGAAGGTCTTT TGCATGTCGAGGACATAATCTTCCACATGTTCCAATATATCCAGAAACTGCGCACAGAAGGACCTCAGGAATGGGTGTTTCAGGAATGCAAG gATTTAAACAAGGTAGCTTTCCGGTTCAAAGACAAGGAGCGACCTCGTGGTTATACCTCCAAAGTATCTGGTCTACTACAC TATTTTCCACTAAATGAGGTTCTAGCAGCAGAATACCTTTTGGAAGACTTCAGGCCAGACTTGATTGAGATGGTGCTGGATAAACTGAGACCAGAATATGTCAG AGTTGTTTTAGTGTCAAAGTCATTTGATGGGCAAACGGACAAAGCAGAAGAATGGTATGGCACGCAGTACAAACAGGAGGGCATATCCGATGAGTCCATTAAG AAATGGGCCAGTGCGGACCTCAACGGCAAGTTTAAGTTACCAATAAAAAATGAGTTCATCCCTACCAGCTTTGAAATTTACCCTCTTGAGAAAGACTCCCCTTCTGTCCCTGCTTTAATCAAG gaCACAGCAATGAGCAAAGTGTGGTTCAAGCAGGATGACAAATTTTTCCTTCCTAAAGCGTGTCTGAACTTCGAGTTCTTCAG CCCATTTGCATATGTGGACCCATTACATTGTAACATGGCTTACTTATACTTGGAGCTCCTAAAGGACTCCCTCAACGAGTATGCATATGCAGCCGAGCTAGCTGGTTTGAACTATGACCTTCAAAATACCGTCTATGGGATGTAT CTCTCTGTTAAAGGTTACAATGACAAGCAAGACATTCTGTTGAAAAAGATCATCGAGAAGATGACCACATTTGAGATCGATGAGAAGCGTTTTGACATCATCAAGGAAGCG TATATGAGGTCTTTGAATAACTTCAGAGCAGAACAGCCACACCAGCATGCCATGTACTACCTCCGTCTACTCATGACTGAAGTTGCATGGACTAAAGATGAGCTCAGAGATGCGTTAGAGG ATGTAACTCTCCTGCGCCTCAAGGCGTTCATACCTCAGCTGTTGTCACGGTTACATATTGAAGCCCTTCTCCATGGCAACATCACCAAGGAG TCTGCCCTTGGCATGATCCAAATGGTGGAAGACACTCTGATTGAGCACGCACGCACAAAGCCTCTCCTACCAAGCCAACTGATCCGATACAGAGAGGTGCAGGTTCCAGACG GTGGCTGGTATGTATATCAACAACGAAATGAGGTGCACAACAATTGCGGCATTGAGATTTACTACCAGACCGATATGCAAACCTCCCACGAGAACATGCTGCTGGAGCTCTTCTGTCAGATCATTTCCGAGCCGTGCTTCAACACGTTGAGGACTAAAGAACAGCTGG GCTATATTGTATTCAGCGGACCGAGGCGGTCCAACGGTGTCCAAGGCCTTCGCTTCATTATCCAGTCAGAAAAGGCGCCGCATTACCTGGAGAGCCGTATCGAGGCCTTCCTTTGCACCATGGAGAAATCGGTGGACGAGATGACTGACGAAGCCTTCCAGAAGCATATCCAAGCCTTGGCTATCCGCCGCCTGGACAAGCCCAAAAAGCTGTCTGCTGAGTGCGCCAAGTACTGGGGAGAGATCATCTCCCAACAGTACAATTTTGATCGAG ATAATGTGGAAGTGGCCCATCTTAAGACGTTATCGAAATTTGACATTATGCAATTCTACCGT GAGCGTCTGACCCTTGATGCTCCGAAACGACACAAGATGTCGGTTCACGTACTATCCAGAGATATGGACACCT GTCCACTTGTTGGAGAATTTCCTGCCCAGAATGATGTCAACTTGGCACCTGCACCTTCTCTGCCACAG CCGTCGTTAGTCCGAGACATGACAGAGTTCAAGAGGAGCCTCCCTCTCTTCCCCCTGGTTCGATCTCACGTCAActtaatggcagccaaattgTGA
- the ide gene encoding insulin-degrading enzyme isoform X2 — protein sequence MFKCINRSAQCTRYFHASGSNFHLNKGTKLVSSSPLRMMDPALKSVVADIIRSPEDKRVYRGLEFNNGLKAMLISDPTTDKSSAALDVHIGSLSDPVNIAGLAHFCEHMLFLGTKKYPKENEYSQFLSEHAGSSNAFTSGEHTNYYFDVSHEHLEGALDRFAQFFLCPLFDESCKDREVNAVDSEHDKNLMNDAWRLFQLEKATGNPKHPFSKFGTGNKLTLETRPSKDGINVRQELLQFHSAYYSSNLMGLCVLGRESLDDLTSMVVKLFGEVENKNVPVPEFPEHPFQDEHLKQFYKVVPIKDIRNLYVTFPIPDLQKYYKSNPGHYLGHLIGHEGPGSLLSELKSKGWVNTLVGGQKEGAKGFMFFIINVDLTEEGLLHVEDIIFHMFQYIQKLRTEGPQEWVFQECKDLNKVAFRFKDKERPRGYTSKVSGLLHYFPLNEVLAAEYLLEDFRPDLIEMVLDKLRPEYVRVVLVSKSFDGQTDKAEEWYGTQYKQEGISDESIKKWASADLNGKFKLPIKNEFIPTSFEIYPLEKDSPSVPALIKDTAMSKVWFKQDDKFFLPKACLNFEFFSPFAYVDPLHCNMAYLYLELLKDSLNEYAYAAELAGLNYDLQNTVYGMYLSVKGYNDKQDILLKKIIEKMTTFEIDEKRFDIIKEAYMRSLNNFRAEQPHQHAMYYLRLLMTEVAWTKDELRDALEDVTLLRLKAFIPQLLSRLHIEALLHGNITKESALGMIQMVEDTLIEHARTKPLLPSQLIRYREVQVPDGGWYVYQQRNEVHNNCGIEIYYQTDMQTSHENMLLELFCQIISEPCFNTLRTKEQLGYIVFSGPRRSNGVQGLRFIIQSEKAPHYLESRIEAFLCTMEKSVDEMTDEAFQKHIQALAIRRLDKPKKLSAECAKYWGEIISQQYNFDRDNVEVAHLKTLSKFDIMQFYRERLTLDAPKRHKMSVHVLSRDMDTCPLVGEFPAQNDVNLAPAPSLPQPSLVRDMTEFKRSLPLFPLVRSHVNLMAAKL from the exons ATGTTTAAGTGTATCAACCGATCAGCACAGTGTACAAGATATTTTCACGCATCGGGAAGCAACTTCCATCTCAACAAAGGAACAAA GCTGGTGTCATCATCTCCACTCAGAATGATGGACCCAGCTCTAAAGAGTGTGGTCGCAGACATAATTCGCTCTCCTGAAGACAAGCGAGTATACAGAGGCCTTGAGTTTAATAATGGATTGAAAGCTATGCTGATCAGTGACCCAACGACAGATAAATCATCTGCTGCTTTAGATGTACATATTG GCTCATTATCCGACCCGGTGAACATTGCCGGCTTGGCGCACTTTTGCGAGCACATGCTCTTCCTGGGAACAAAGAAATACCCTAAAGAGAACGAATACAGCCAGTTCTTGAGTGAGCACGCTGGCAGTTCCAATGCCTTCACAAGTGGGGAGCACACAAACTATTATTTCGATGTGTCTCATGAGCATTTGGAAGGAGCCTTGGATAG ATTTGCACAGTTTTTTCTCTGCCCACTATTTGACGAGAGCTGTAAAGACCGCGAGGTGAATGCTGTGGACTCTGAGCATGACAAAAACCTGATGAATGATGCTTGGAGGCTCTTTCAACTGGAGAAGGCAACTGGCAACCCAAAGCACCCATTCAGTAAATTTGGAACAG gtAACAAGTTGACCCTCGAGACAAGGCCATCTAAGGACGGAATTAATGTACGCCAGGAGCTCCTTCAGTTCCACTCTGCATATTACTCCTCTAATTTAATGGGTCTCTGTGTTTTGGGAAGAG AATCCTTAGATGATCTGACCTCTATGGTGGTCAAGTTATTTGGAGAAGTGGAGAATAAAAATGTACCTGTCCCGGAATTTCCTGAACACCCTTTTCAGGATGAACATCTGAAG CAATTCTACAAAGTGGTGCCCATAAAAGACATAAGGAATCTGTATGTAACATTCCCCATCCCGGACTTGCAGAAATACTATAAGTCAAATCCAGGACATTATCTGGGACATCTCATCGGCCATGAAGGACCTGGAAGTTTGTTATCAGAATTGAAATCTAAAG GTTGGGTCAATACTCTTGTTGGAGGTCAAAAGGAGGGTGCCAAAGGATTCATGTTCTTCATTATCAATGTGGATTTGACGGAAGAAGGTCTTT TGCATGTCGAGGACATAATCTTCCACATGTTCCAATATATCCAGAAACTGCGCACAGAAGGACCTCAGGAATGGGTGTTTCAGGAATGCAAG gATTTAAACAAGGTAGCTTTCCGGTTCAAAGACAAGGAGCGACCTCGTGGTTATACCTCCAAAGTATCTGGTCTACTACAC TATTTTCCACTAAATGAGGTTCTAGCAGCAGAATACCTTTTGGAAGACTTCAGGCCAGACTTGATTGAGATGGTGCTGGATAAACTGAGACCAGAATATGTCAG AGTTGTTTTAGTGTCAAAGTCATTTGATGGGCAAACGGACAAAGCAGAAGAATGGTATGGCACGCAGTACAAACAGGAGGGCATATCCGATGAGTCCATTAAG AAATGGGCCAGTGCGGACCTCAACGGCAAGTTTAAGTTACCAATAAAAAATGAGTTCATCCCTACCAGCTTTGAAATTTACCCTCTTGAGAAAGACTCCCCTTCTGTCCCTGCTTTAATCAAG gaCACAGCAATGAGCAAAGTGTGGTTCAAGCAGGATGACAAATTTTTCCTTCCTAAAGCGTGTCTGAACTTCGAGTTCTTCAG CCCATTTGCATATGTGGACCCATTACATTGTAACATGGCTTACTTATACTTGGAGCTCCTAAAGGACTCCCTCAACGAGTATGCATATGCAGCCGAGCTAGCTGGTTTGAACTATGACCTTCAAAATACCGTCTATGGGATGTAT CTCTCTGTTAAAGGTTACAATGACAAGCAAGACATTCTGTTGAAAAAGATCATCGAGAAGATGACCACATTTGAGATCGATGAGAAGCGTTTTGACATCATCAAGGAAGCG TATATGAGGTCTTTGAATAACTTCAGAGCAGAACAGCCACACCAGCATGCCATGTACTACCTCCGTCTACTCATGACTGAAGTTGCATGGACTAAAGATGAGCTCAGAGATGCGTTAGAGG ATGTAACTCTCCTGCGCCTCAAGGCGTTCATACCTCAGCTGTTGTCACGGTTACATATTGAAGCCCTTCTCCATGGCAACATCACCAAGGAG TCTGCCCTTGGCATGATCCAAATGGTGGAAGACACTCTGATTGAGCACGCACGCACAAAGCCTCTCCTACCAAGCCAACTGATCCGATACAGAGAGGTGCAGGTTCCAGACG GTGGCTGGTATGTATATCAACAACGAAATGAGGTGCACAACAATTGCGGCATTGAGATTTACTACCAGACCGATATGCAAACCTCCCACGAGAACATGCTGCTGGAGCTCTTCTGTCAGATCATTTCCGAGCCGTGCTTCAACACGTTGAGGACTAAAGAACAGCTGG GCTATATTGTATTCAGCGGACCGAGGCGGTCCAACGGTGTCCAAGGCCTTCGCTTCATTATCCAGTCAGAAAAGGCGCCGCATTACCTGGAGAGCCGTATCGAGGCCTTCCTTTGCACCATGGAGAAATCGGTGGACGAGATGACTGACGAAGCCTTCCAGAAGCATATCCAAGCCTTGGCTATCCGCCGCCTGGACAAGCCCAAAAAGCTGTCTGCTGAGTGCGCCAAGTACTGGGGAGAGATCATCTCCCAACAGTACAATTTTGATCGAG ATAATGTGGAAGTGGCCCATCTTAAGACGTTATCGAAATTTGACATTATGCAATTCTACCGT GAGCGTCTGACCCTTGATGCTCCGAAACGACACAAGATGTCGGTTCACGTACTATCCAGAGATATGGACACCT GTCCACTTGTTGGAGAATTTCCTGCCCAGAATGATGTCAACTTGGCACCTGCACCTTCTCTGCCACAG CCGTCGTTAGTCCGAGACATGACAGAGTTCAAGAGGAGCCTCCCTCTCTTCCCCCTGGTTCGATCTCACGTCAActtaatggcagccaaattgTGA
- the kmo gene encoding kynurenine 3-monooxygenase, which translates to MENTSDSPKKGKVVAVVGGGLVGALNACFFAKRGFDVHVYETRNDIRKAKIVKGRSINLALSHRGRQSLKHVGMEEKVVSQGIPMHARMIHSLNGAQSAIPYGKKGQYILSVDRANLNKELLTEAETYANTKLNFDYKLQDLSAETGQMTFSRPDGSTEHIEADLIVGCDGAFSAVRKQFLRQSRFNYSQTYIPHGYMELTMPPVNGEFAMKANYLHIWPRNKFMMIALPNLDKTFTCTLFMPFEEFEKITSGDEVIEFFQKYFPDSIPLIGIDALKRDYFRLPAQAMVSIKCSPYHIGDKCVLMGDAAHAVVPFYGQGMNAGFEDCKVFDEIMQQFNEDFSAVLPEYTKVRVPDDHAIADLAMYNYIEMRAHVNSKWFLFRKHVDNILHFLMPKTIIPLYTMVTFTRTRYHDAVKRWQWQDKVINRGLFFSATGVLLGGSFLLIKNPPDINKLSIPAEKMWNRLTAFRNF; encoded by the exons ATGGAGAACACAAGTGATAGTCCGAAGAAGGGAAAAGTTGTGGCAGTGGTGGGCGGTGGACTG gtTGGTGCATTGAATGCCTGCTTCTTCGCCAAAAGAGGATTTGATGTCCATGTGTATGAAACTCGCAATG ATATACGTAAAGCCAAAATTGTCAAAGGGAGAAGTATCAACCTGGCTTTATCACACAGAGGCCGTCAATCTCTCAAGCATGTTGGAATGGAGGAGAAG gttGTTTCTCAGGGGATCCCCATGCATGCAAGAATGATCCATTCTTTAAATGGTGCTCAATCTGCAATtccatatggaaaaaaaggccag TACATCCTGTCAGTCGATCGAGCCAATCTGAACAAAGAGTTACTAACAG AGGCTGAGACATATGCAAACACAAAGTTGAACTTTGACTACAAACTACAGGACTTGAGTGCTGAAACAGGGCAAATGACCTTTAGCAG GCCAGATGGCTCCACAGAACATATAGAAGCAGACCTGATTGTGGGTTGTGACGGAGCCTTTTCAGCTGTTCGCAAGCAATTCCTTCGTCAAAGCCGCTTTAACTACAGTCAGACTTACATCCCTCATGGCTACATGGAGCTCACCATGCCACCTGTCAATGGAGAG TTTGCCATGAAGGCCAATTATCTCCACATCTGGCCCCGGAACAAGTTCATGATGATTGCACTCCCCAACTTG GATAAGACTTTTACCTGCACTCTCTTCATGCCCTTTGAAGAGTTTGAGAAGATCACCTCAGGCGATGAAGTCATTGAGTTTTTCCAAAAATACTTTCCTGACAGCATACCATTAATAGGAAT TGATGCTCTTAAAAGAGATTATTTTCGATTGCCTGCCCAGGCCATGGTGTCTATCAAGTGCTCCCCATATCACATTGGTGACAAATGTGTCCTTATGGGTGATGCGGCGCATGCGGTGGTTCCTTTCTATGGACAGGGAATGAATGCT GGGTTCGAGGATTGCAAAGTGTTTGATGAAATAATGCAACAGTTTAATGAAGATTTCA GTGCCGTCCTGCCAGAGTATACCAAAGTGCGAGTTCCAGATGACCATGCAATTGCAGACCTGGCTATGTACAACTACATTGAA ATGCGTGCACATGTCAACTCTAAATGGTTCCTTTTTCGAAAGCATGTCGACAACATCCTCCATTTTCTCATGCCAAAGACAATAATCCCACTTTACACAATG GTCACATTCACAAGAACACGATACCATGATGCTGTGAAACGCTGGCAATGGCAAGACAAA GTGATAAATCGTGGCCTATTCTTCAGTGCTACAGGAGTACTTTTGGGAGGCTCTTTCCTGCTCATCAAGAATCCTCCAGACATCAACAAGCTCAGTATTCCCGCTGAGAAAATGTGGAACAGGCTTACAGCATTTAGGAACTTCTAA
- the opn3 gene encoding opsin-3 — protein MHLFLPAMNPYNATRTERSTEHYLFALGTYKLLAFAIGTIGVFGFCNNVIVILLYCKFKRLRTPTNLLLVNISLSDLLVSLLGINFTFISCVKGGWIWSKGTCVWDGFSNSLFGIVSIMTLAALAYERYIRVVHAQVVDFPWVWRAIAHIWLYSLAWTGAPLLGWNRYTLEIHRLGCSLDWASKDPNDASFILLFLLACFFVPVGIMVYCYGNILYSVQMLRSIQDLQTVQIIKILRYEKKVAAMFLLMISCFLVCWTPYAVVSMMVAFGRKSMVSPTVAIIPSFFAKSSTAYNPLIYVFMSIKFRRCLLQLMCARLSGLQHSFKERPLAPVERPIRPIFVSNSCGSRKRPKKRVTFSSSSIVFVITGDDFRCFDVTSPAESSTNVIQVRPL, from the exons ATGCACCTTTTTCTCCCCGCAATGAATCCTTACAACGCGACCAGAACTGAAAGAAGCACCGAACATTACCTTTTTGCCCTTGGCACTTACAAACTTCTCGCCTTTGCTATCGGAACCATTGGAGTATTTGGTTTCTGCAACAACGTTATTGTTATTCTGCTTTATTGCAAATTCAAAAGACTTCGGACGCCGACCAATTTGTTGCTGGTTAATATAAGTTTGAGCGATTTGCTGGTTTCTCTCCTCGGAATAAACTTTACATTTATCTCGTGCGTCAAGGGAGGATGGATTTGGAGCAAAGGAACATGCGTGTGGGATGGATTCAGCAACAGTTTATTCG GCATCGTCTCAATCATGACACTTGCGGCGCTGGCCTACGAGCGCTACATTCGGGTGGTCCACGCCCAGGTGGTAGACTTTCCCTGGGTATGGCGGGCCATTGCCCACATCTGGCTTTACTCCTTGGCTTGGACCGGGGCTCCTCTCCTGGGTTGGAACCGCTACACACTGGAGATCCACCGCCTAGGATGCTCTTTGGACTGGGCATCGAAGGATCCAAATGATGCTTCGTTTATCCTCCTCTTTCTTCTGGCTTGTTTCTTCGTGCCTGTTGGCATCATGGTGTACTGCTATGGGAACATCCTCTACTCAGTACAAATG ctgCGCTCCATCCAGGATCTTCAGACAGTCCAAATTATCAAAATCCTGAGATACGAGAAGAAGGTGGCCGCAATGTTTCTCCTCATGATTTCCTGCTTCCTGGTGTGCTGGACGCCCTATGCCGTCGTGTCAATGATGGTGGCTTTCGGCAGGAAGAGCATGGTCTCCCCCACGGTGGCAATTATCCCCTCATTTTTTGCCAAGTCCAGCACAGCCTACAACCCCCTCATCTATGTCTTCATGAGCATAAAG TTTCGCCGTTGTTTGCTGCAGCTGATGTGTGCAAGATTATCTGGGCTGCAGCACAGCTTCAAAGAGCGCCCCCTGGCTCCGGTCGAACGCCCCATCCGGCCCATCTTTGTTTCAAACTCATGCGGCAGCagaaaaagacccaaaaagagAGTGACCTTCAGCTCCTCCTCCATTGTCTTTGTCATTACCGGCGATGATTTTCGTTGCTTTGACGTGACGTCCCCTGCGGAGTCCTCTACTAATGTAATCCAAGTGAGGCCACTTTGA